From the genome of Impatiens glandulifera chromosome 9, dImpGla2.1, whole genome shotgun sequence, one region includes:
- the LOC124916555 gene encoding protein NAR1 gives MSEKFSATLRIGDLNDYIAPSQGCVVSLKNLKAPIAKLDKSELAEKLGVQQKTEPVKISLKDCLACSGCITTAETVMLEKQSLDEFLSSLNKGKTVIVSISPQSRASLATYFGLSPVQVFKKLTTFLKSMGVKAVFDTSCSRDLVLIESCNEFITRYKQKHSSENGSSKSSLPMISSACPGWICYAEKTLGSYILPYISSVKSPQQTIGSIIKRHLCHKMQIREDDIYHVTVMPCYDKKLEAARDDFVFEAEFPGEFPGRNASIVTEVDSVLTSGEILELIQLKSVDFLTLEESPLDRLLTNVSDEGHLYGVNGGSGGYAETIFRNFAKTVFGRDIQGPLEYKIIRNTDLREISLEVDGETVLKFALCYGFRNLQNIVRKIKMGKCDYDFIEVMACPSGCLNGGGQIKPRAGQSAKDLIQTLETIYMENVLVADPFENPVIKGI, from the exons ATGTCTGAGAAATTCTCGGCAACACTGAGAATTGGAGATCTCAATGACTACATAGCGCCTTCCCAAGGTTGCGTTGTTTCCTTGAAGAATCTCAAAGCACCAATTGCCAAGCTCGATAAGTCCGAG CTTGCGGAAAAGCTTGGTGTGCAGCAGAAAACAGAGCCAGTGAAAATTTCACTGAAGGACTGCTTGGCATGCAG TGGGTGCATAACAACGGCTGAGACAGTCATGCTTGAGAAGCAAAGTCTggatgagtttctttctagccTGAATAAAGGGAAAACTGTCATTGTGTCTATTTCTCCCCAGTCAAGAGCTTCTCTTGCAACATATTTTGGTCTTTCTCCGGTTCAG GTTTTCAAGAAACTCACAACTTTCCTCAAATCAATGGGAGTGAAAGCTGTATTTGATACGAGCTGCAGCAGAGACTTGGTCCTTATTGAATCTTGCAATGAATTCATAACTCGTTATAAGCAAAAACACTCATCCGAGAATGGAAGTAGTAAATCATCTTTGCCAATGATTTCCTCAGCTTGTCCcg GCTGGATATGCTATGCTGAAAAGACTCTTGGATCTTACATTCTGCCTTACATTTCATCTGTGAAGAGCCCTCAGCAAACAATAGGTTCTATCATTAAGCGTCACTTATGCCATAAAATGCAAATTAG ggAGGATGATATATATCATGTGACCGTTATGCCCTGTTACGACAAGAAGCTGGAGGCTGCAAGGGATGACTTTGTATTTGAAGCTGAATTTCCTGGAGAATTTCCTGGACGTAATGCTTCAATAGTCACAGAAGTAGATTCAGTTTTGACATCTGGAGAGATTTTAGAACTGATACAG TTGAAATCAGTTGATTTCCTTACCTTGGAAGAATCTCCACTTGACAGATT GCTTACTAATGTTAGTGATGAAGGGCATCTTTATGGGGTCAATGGAGGTTCTGGGGGATATGCTGAAACAATATTCCGTAATTTTGCTAAAACAGTCTTCGGAAGAGATATTCAAGGTCCCTTGGAATACAAAATCATAAGAAATACTGATTTAAGAGAGATCAGTTTAGAA GTTGATGGAGAAACTGTTTTAAAGTTCGCACTATGTTATGGATTTCGAAATCTGCAGAATATCGTGAGGAAAATCAAAATGGGAAAATGCGATTACGATTTTATTGAGGTCATGGCATGCCCTTCAg GATGCCTGAATGGGGGAGGTCAGATAAAGCCAAGGGCAGGGCAATCAGCTAAAGATTTGATTCAAACACTCGAGACAATCTATATGGAAAAT GTATTGGTTGCTGATCCGTTTGAGAATCCTGTTATAAAAGGTATATGA
- the LOC124916634 gene encoding oleosin H1-like, with translation MAERGHQVQVHTQHQQQHPARYEGGLRLGSQKGDFESGSGGGPSASKIIAVITLLPLGGTLLGFSGVTLAATLFGLTLATPVFLICSPVLVPASLAVAFAVFSIFTAGAFALTGLSSLSWALQGFRQATVSMHPLDDAKRRMQEMAVQMGQKTKDVGQTIETKAKEAGK, from the coding sequence ATGGCTGAACGTGGTCACCAAGTTCAAGTCCACACCCAGCACCAGCAGCAGCATCCTGCCCGTTATGAAGGCGGTCTGAGACTCGGCAGCCAGAAAGGCGATTTTGAAAGCGGCAGCGGCGGTGGTCCATCAGCCAGCAAGATCATTGCAGTTATCACTCTCCTTCCATTAGGTGGAACCCTTCTAGGGTTTTCAGGTGTCACTCTTGCTGCAACCCTATTTGGGCTAACACTTGCCACCCCTGTTTTTCTCATCTGCAGTCCGGTTCTTGTACCGGCCTCCCTAGCTGTGGCTTTCGCCGTGTTTTCCATCTTCACGGCTGGGGCTTTTGCTCTGACGGGACTTTCGTCTCTGTCCTGGGCTTTGCAGGGATTTAGGCAGGCTACTGTTTCCATGCATCCACTGGATGATGCTAAGAGACGCATGCAGGAGATGGCTGTTCAGATGGGTCAGAAGACTAAGGATGTCGGTCAAACTATTGAGACCAAGGCTAAGGAAGCCGGCAAGTGA
- the LOC124916713 gene encoding oleosin H1-like: MAERAHQVQVHTGQQQQPARYEGGLRLGSQKGGFESGSSGGPSASKILAVITLLPLGGTLLGFSGVTLAATLFGLTLATPVFLICSPVLVPASLAVAFAVFSIFTAGAFALTGLSSLSWALQGFRQATVSMHPLDDAKRRMQEMAVQMGQKTKDVGQTIETKAKEAGK, from the coding sequence ATGGCTGAACGTGCTCACCAAGTTCAAGTCCACACCGGCCAGCAGCAGCAGCCTGCCCGTTATGAAGGCGGTCTGAGACTCGGCAGTCAGAAAGGCGGTTTTGAAAGCGGCAGCAGCGGCGGTCCATCAGCTAGCAAGATCCTTGCAGTTATCACTCTCCTTCCATTAGGTGGAACCCTTCTAGGGTTTTCAGGTGTCACGCTTGCTGCAACCCTATTTGGGCTAACACTGGCCACACCTGTTTTTCTCATCTGCAGTCCGGTTCTTGTACCGGCCTCCCTAGCTGTGGCTTTCGCCGTGTTTTCCATCTTCACGGCCGGGGCTTTTGCTCTGACGGGTCTTTCCTCTCTGTCCTGGGCTTTGCAGGGATTTAGGCAGGCTACTGTTTCCATGCATCCACTGGATGATGCCAAGAGACGCATGCAGGAGATGGCCGTTCAGATGGGTCAGAAGACTAAGGATGTCGGTCAAACTATTGAGACCAAGGCTAAGGAAGCCGGAAAGTGA
- the LOC124914974 gene encoding protein ANTHESIS POMOTING FACTOR 1, producing the protein MRAAMLSELDDEIVRSMTIGAVFSDFNGMITSIDFHRTADLLITACEDDSVRLYDIANAKLLKTTYHKKHGADRICFTHHPSSVICSSRYNLDSNGDSLRYLSMYDNRCLRYFKGHKERVVSLCMSPVNDSFMSGSLDHSVRIWDLRVNACQGILRLRGRPAVAYDQQGLVFAVAMEGGAIKLFDSRSYDKGPFDTFLVGGDMSEVCDIKFSNDGKSVLLTTTRNSIYVLDAYGGDKRCSFNLDPSPNTPIEATFTPDGKYILSGSGDGNLYAWNISSANKVSNWDSEIGATSCLKWAPRRAMFVTASSVLNFWIPNGGSDSDNFATADLVEKNVP; encoded by the exons ATGAGGGCTGCTATGCTTTCAGAGCTCGACGATGAGATTGTCCGCAGCATGACGATCGGAGCTGTTTTCTCCGACTTC AATGGGATGATAACCTCCATTGATTTTCATCGTACTGCTGACTTATTGATTACTGCCTGCGAGGATGACTCGGTGCGGTTATATGATATTGCTAATGCAAA GCTGCTGAAGACAACTTATCACAAGAAACATGGTGCTGATCGGATATGCTTTACCCACCACCCAAGTTCAGTTATATGCTCTTCAAGATACAATTTAGACTCGAATGGAG ATTCATTAAGGTATCTGTCTATGTACGATAACCGATGTCTCCGTTACTTTAAGGGTCATAAAGAAAG AGTAGTTTCACTCTGCATGTCACCAGTCAATGATAGCTTCATGTCTGGTTCTCTGGATCACTCTGTCAGAATATGGGATCTTCGTGTGAACGCATGTCAG GGTATTTTAAGACTGCGAGGTAGGCCTGCAGTTGCATACGACCAACAAGGCCTTGTTTTTGCAGTGGCTATGGAAGGCGGTGCCATCAAATTGTTTGACTCACGATCCTATGACAAG GGGCCATTTGATACATTTTTAGTGGGCGGAGATATGTCTGAGGTCTGTGACATTAAGTTTAGTAATGATGGAAAATCAGTGCTTTTGACAACTACAAGGAACAGTATCTATGTTCTTGATGCATATGGAGGGGATAAG CGTTGTTCCTTCAACTTGGATCCTTCTCCAAATACCCCAATTGAGGCAACTTTTACACCTGATGGAAAATATATCCTCTCag GTTCCGGAGATGGAAATCTTTATGCCTGGAACATCTCCTCTGCAAATAAG GTGTCAAACTGGGACAGCGAAATTGGCGCAACTTCCTGCTTGAAATGGGCACCTAGAAGAGCAATGTTTGTCACTGCATCCTCAGTTCTCAACTTTTGGATACCCAATGGCGGTTCAGATTCGGATAACTTTGCTACTGCTGATCTAGTTGAGAAGAATGTTCCTTGA
- the LOC124916553 gene encoding protein tfg-1 — protein sequence MSATGRSMSMSEFMDKQIMDLSKSNLNEDVIDLVDPHESTTNKEEIDPTSNFESIRPTGIELDRDDHINTGVRVWKSADSIAEVSGIAIKNYDSLGSTGPSKFTTEKDRIDHNAVLTSEIEGIMRIHTESLMNALNGLSARLSQFESRSRHLENSVDDLKLSIGNNHGIADGRLRQIENVLREVQSSVQDIKDKQDVTDAHIQLSIMQISKTGQQSQSETAAASAPESNLPHLPPAAIPQAPPSFQTVNASLSGHLIPPGQISSVPQGDPYFLPQPVQIQDATVPQYQQHLQPPPMLIAPPQQQYQQPQETAPYPPPPQTYQSSLLQQHQQQQQPPPTKLPSGAPFQQFYGAPYDHHSPSSRLGSGFPPTSYEQASPGNGDAYPPPYRGSPQYGADFSKQQQSSVPPPSQGGGGYNQLPSARILPKALPTASPVGGGGDGSSSGGGGNRVPVDDVVDKVTTMGFPRDQVRAIVRKLTENGQSVDLNTVLDKLMNDGEGGWYGRR from the exons ATGTCAGCAACCGGGAGATCGATGAGCATGTCAGAGTTTATGGACAAGCAGATAATGGATCTGTCCAAGTCTAATCTAAATGAAGACGTAATTGATCTCGTCGATCCTCACGAATCCACTACCAACAAGGAAGAAATCGATCCCACTTCTAATTTCGAGTCTATTCGTCCAACAGGGATTGAATTGGATCGCGATGATCATATCAATACCGGAGTTAGGGTTTGGAAGTCAGCCGATTCCATCGCTGAGGTTTCTGGTATTGCCATTAAG AACTATGACTCCCTTGGTTCTACTGGACCATCGAAATTCACTACTGAGAAAGATCGTATTGACCATAATGCAGTTTTAACATCTGAAATTGAAGGAATAATGAGAATACATACTGaaagtctaatgaatgcactgAATGGTCTCAGTGCACGCTTATCTCAGTTTGAAAGCAGAAGTCGTCACCTTGAGAACTCAGTGGATGACTTGAAGTTATCTATTGGGAACAATCATGGTATTGCTGACGGTAGATTGAGGCAGATAGAAAATGTTCTTAGAGAG GTACAATCTAGTGTACAAGACATAAAAGATAAGCAAGATGTAACGGATGCACATATTCAACTCTCTATAATGCAAATATCAAAAACGGGGCAGCAATCTCAGTCTGAGACTGCAGCTGCTTCTGCTCCCGAATCAAATCTCCCACATCTTCCTCCTGCCGCAATCCCACAAGCCCCTCCATCTTTCCAGACAGTTAATGCATCTCTATCAGGCCACTTGATCCCTCCTGGTCAGATTTCTTCAGTTCCTCAAGGTGATCCATACTTCCTTCCTCAACCTGTTCAAATACAAGATGCCACGGTTCCTCAATACCAACAGCATCTACAACCGCCTCCAATGCTCATAGCACCACCGCAGCAACAGTATCAACAACCTCAGGAAACAGCACCttatcctcctcctcctcagaCCTATCAATCAAGCCTCCTGCAACAACACCAACAACAACAGCAACCACCACCCACTAAACTACCCAGTGGAGCTCCTTTTCAACAGTTTTATGGTGCACCATATGACCACCACTCACCATCTAGTAGATTGGGTTCGGGATTTCCTCCTACTTCTTATGAACAAGCATCACCCGGAAATGGAGATGCATATCCTCCTCCCTATCGTGGGTCTCCTCAATATGGTGCTGACTTTTCGAAACAACAACAATCTTCTGTTCCTCCTCCATCCCAGGGTGGTGGCGGTTACAACCAACTTCCATCCGCTCGTATATTACCAAAAGCACTGCCAACTGCCTCTCCTGTGGGTGGTGGTGGTGACGGGTCTAGTTCAGGTGGTGGTGGTAACAGGGTACCTGTGGATGATGTGGTTGATAAGGTAACTACCATGGGATTTCCAAGAGACCAGGTGAGAGCGATAGTTAGAAAGTTGACCGAGAATGGTCAATCTGTTGATTTGAATACTGTGTTGGATAAGTTGATGAACGATGGTGAAGGTGGTTGGTATGGTCGTAGGTAG
- the LOC124915186 gene encoding denticleless protein homolog has product MESPIDRSFFQDIKSRELSGFRVRKRPYLEGKSTYFTEVGAVAVEHDGNDSPPMALSFCKTSKNAHVIAVADEDGFLSLYNTRQKLHPLSTSGENTSKARVSEWNAHENAIFDVSWIKEDSHILTASGDQTVKVWDAQEKKCTGILMGHTGSVKSVCPHPINSDLIASGSRDGSFALWDLRCSTTLGKISVAAVQKAHVLSHRKQTKPGKAASMSVTSVLYLKDGITMATAGAVNSVIKFWDVRNLKSPVLQACPHLQSSIEKDKLHGISSLSQDINGVFISASCMDNRIYLYNVLNLNKGPVKTFSGCRIESFFVKSAISPDAAHILAGSSDGNAYIWQVNKSEEDPMILKGHDGEVTAVNWSDSEVGKIATSSDDFTVRVWNLETSCYSNTRSPSSIRRRVMGPSTMECKKLFKDDEPVTPAKDPKTRPTDGIEEQVDSSKATSILMTPQPQEKMDSSSCMDLKEEFNLKTPEATIKSPSSVLTTPLSLKRTIRDYFTTA; this is encoded by the exons ATGGAAAGTCCAATCGATCGATCCTTTTTTCAGGACATCAAATCCAGAGAACTGAGTGGATTCCGAG TTCGCAAACGACCGTATTTGGAGGGTAAATCAACATATTTCACCGAAGTTGGAGCCGTCGCAGTCGAACATGACGGCAATGACTCACCACCGATGGCGCTGTCTTTCTGCAAG ACTAGCAAGAACGCTCATGTTATTGCTGTGGCTGACGAAGATGGGTTTCTCAGTTTGTATAATACTCGACAGAAGCTTCATCCTCTATCCACTTCTGGAGAGAATACTA GTAAAGCTAGGGTATCCGAGTGGAATGCCCATGAAAATGCCATATTTGATGTATCCTGGATCAAG GAAGATTCCCACATTCTAACTGCATCTGGCGATCAAACT GTTAAGGTATGGGACGCACAAGAAAAGAAATGCACTGGAATATTAATGGGGCATACAGGAAGTGTGAAATCTGTCTGTCCTCATCCAATAAACTCAG ATTTAATTGCCTCTGGTTCACGAGATGGGTCCTTTGCACTTTGGGATTTGAGGTGCTCCACTACCCTAGGGAAGAT TTCAGTTGCTGCTGTCCAGAAGGCCCATGTTTTGTCACACAGAAAACAAACCAAGCCGGGCAAG GCTGCTTCAATGAGCGTGACATCAGTTCTATACCTCAAAGATGGGATCACAATGGCCACTGCTGGAGCAGTGAACAG TGTCATAAAGTTTTGGGATGTCAGAAATTTAAAATCTCCGGTGCTTCAGGCTTGTCCTCATCTTCAGTCATCAATTGAGAAG gATAAATTACATGGCATTTCTAGTCTGTCTCAAGATATAAATGGGGTATTTATTTCAGCATCTTGCATGGACAACAG AATATACCTCTACAATGTGCTTAATCTCAATAAAGGTCCAGTAAAAACTTTCTCAGGCTGCCGCATAGAGTCATTTTTTGTGAAG TCTGCAATAAGTCCTGATgctgctcatatacttgctggtTCAAGCGATGGAAATGCCTACATATGGCAG GTGAATAAAAGTGAAGAAGATCCTATGATTCTCAAAGGTCATGATGGAGAGGTTACAGCAGTAAATTG GAGTGATTCTGAAGTTGGAAAGATTGCAACTTCTTCAGATGATTTCACA GTTCGAGTTTGGAATTTGGAGACCAGCTGCTACTCAAATACAAGATCACCATCCTCCATCAGAAGGAGAGTTATGGGTCCTTCAACCATGGAATGCAAGAAACTGTTTAAGGATGATGAACCTGTAACACCAGCAAAGGATCCTAAAACTCGTCCAACCGATGGAATAGAAGAGCAAGTGGATTCATCCAAAGCCACAAGCATTTTGATGACTCCTCAACCCCAAGAGAAAATGGATTCATCATCGTGTATGGATTTGAAAGAAGAATTCAACCTTAAGACTCCTGAAGCTACTATTAAGAGCCCATCTTCTGTTCTGACTACTCCTTTATCATTGAAAAGGACTATACGAGATTACTTCACTACTGCATAA
- the LOC124915412 gene encoding LOB domain-containing protein 25-like — translation MASSSSSSYSSSPCAACKFLRRKCLPGCIFAPYFPPEEPQKFANVHKIFGASNVSKLLQEVEPQQREDAVNSLAYEAEARLKDPVYGCVGAISVLQRQVIKLQKELEATNADLMRYTCNDVMTTSAGAGGGIQQHNQILPGTSRRVFGQGASHNHYQGSAFFNHPWQGNNTHDNDHGGGNM, via the exons ATGGCTTCATCTTCTTCGAGTAGCTACTCAAGTTCTCCATGTGCAGCCTGTAAATTTCTTAGAAGAAAATGTCTTCCCGGTTGCATCTTTGCACCGTATTTCCCTCCTGAGGAGCCACAGAAATTCGCCAATGTGCACAAAATATTCGGAGCTAGTAATGTGAGCAAGCTTCTACAAGAG GTTGAGCCGCAACAGAGAGAAGATGCAGTGAATTCACTAGCGTATGAAGCTGAGGCTCGACTAAAAGATCCAGTATATGGTTGTGTTGGGGCAATTTCTGTTTTGCAAAGGCAAGTTATAAAGCTTCAAAAGGAACTTGAAGCCACCAATGCTGACCTTATGAGGTACACTTGCAACGACGTTATGACGACTTCTGCTGGCGCCGGCGGCGGGATTCAGCAGCATAATCAGATCCTGCCGGGAACTAGTAGAAGGGTTTTTGGTCAAGGTGCTAGTCATAATCATTATCAGGGTTCGGCCTTTTTTAACCATCCATGGCAAGGAAATAATACTCACGACAATGACCATGGAGGAGGTAACatgtaa